The region TATGGAACTCATGGACGGCGGCTCGTGTTTATCACTTTTAAAACGAGCTGGTCCATTACCTGATGAAGTGACAGCTGTCATAGCGCGCGAGATTGTTCTTGGTCTGTGCTACTTACACGCTCAGGGCATCATGCACCGCGATATCAAAGCGGCCAATATTTTGCTGACACGTACGGGGCAAGTTAAGTTGGCAGACTttggcgtcgctgcgcaGCTGATTCATCGAGAATCGCAAAGAAATACACTAGTTGGATCTCCATACTGGATGGCACCCGAAGTTATTCGACAGTCTATGTATGATGGTCGGGCAGATATATGGTCGCTGGGCATCACCATCATGGAACTGGCCACCGGTCGTCCACCTTTGTCCGAATATCACCCCATGCGAGCCATGTTTTTGATTCCCAAGGCTACGCCTCCTCGTTTGGATACCTCGAATCATCACCCCGGTCTAGTGCGCTTTCTGGACCGTTGCCTGGTACTAAAGCCCCATGACCGTgccacggcgcatcagTTACAGGCAGATCCTTGGATTGAAGGAGCGGGCTCCACTGAATTGGTGCGCAATATCATCGACAAGCGTGGTGTACCGAAGCAGGCAGATACGAGCGTCTCTCTGCATGACTCGAGCTTGTTGGACACCAGCATCTTGAGTGAATGGGATTTTAACATGTCtgcgagcgatgcgctgggTTTGGATCCAGAGCGTGGGGTAACGGAAGAAGCTCCAGCGCCTAGTACTGCTGCCACTGTTCCTAGCCACACAGACTCTCCTCCTTGGCCGATCACACCGACAATGTCGCCCACTAGAGAACCACATACGCCCTCAAATCCTCATCATCACCACGGAATGCCTCGCAACCGAATGATGGAATCACCGACCAGGAGCGCTACGAATCGGACCCCGCATCTGCCAGTGCCAGATACACCAGCAAGGATTCAGCTCGCacttgagcagctcgctTATTTGGCCGGCCAAGATGTAAGTGAATTGGCCCCTGTGGCCCTCGTGCACCAACTGCACGGTCTTTTAAGCCAATTGGGTCGCTACACGCCTGAGTACCTTGACATGCTTGTGGAT is a window of Malassezia restricta chromosome III, complete sequence DNA encoding:
- a CDS encoding serine/threonine-protein kinase 24/25/MST4, coding for MTDRPVLSPDENDERISDRIPFPLMNKSNPWDEYSIVRKLGRGSFGHVYEAVHKPTRHVVAVKQIALESSDSDNESHMQDLEEIQREIASLAQCQDCDRVTRYFGSFVKKYTLWVIMELMDGGSCLSLLKRAGPLPDEVTAVIAREIVLGLCYLHAQGIMHRDIKAANILLTRTGQVKLADFGVAAQLIHRESQRNTLVGSPYWMAPEVIRQSMYDGRADIWSLGITIMELATGRPPLSEYHPMRAMFLIPKATPPRLDTSNHHPGLVRFLDRCLVLKPHDRATAHQLQADPWIEGAGSTELVRNIIDKRGVPKQADTSVSLHDSSLLDTSILSEWDFNMSASDALGLDPERGVTEEAPAPSTAATVPSHTDSPPWPITPTMSPTREPHTPSNPHHHHGMPRNRMMESPTRSATNRTPHLPVPDTPARIQLALEQLAYLAGQDVSELAPVALVHQLHGLLSQLGRYTPEYLDMLVDILMDPTARGGDAPRIPAARSRLASLLFERWHEALRSRWDVLDT